One genomic segment of Canis lupus baileyi chromosome 9, mCanLup2.hap1, whole genome shotgun sequence includes these proteins:
- the MOK gene encoding MAPK/MAK/MRK overlapping kinase isoform X5, which yields MQDVLKLGDFGSCRSIYSKQPYTEYISTRWYRAPECLLTDGFYTYKMDLWSAGCVFYEITSLQPLFPGANELDQISKIHDVIGTPAEKTLTKFKQSRAMSFDFPFKKGSGIPLLTASWSSQCLSLLHAMVAYDPDERITAHQALQHPYFHEQRAAEKQAVASHRKAFFPERPVAPELLRNGWQISKEDRKQKQSLRPGEDHPKRPGPACPTELPRLTLSGVTKLSSYSSPVLPSAWGPGAHRKAPALRPLKCVGANQKTDAQKDIKPKQYHLPTIERKGGGY from the exons ATG CAGGATGTCCTGAAACTAGGGGACTTTGGATCCTGCCGGAGCATCTATTCCAAGCAGCCATACACAGAGTATATTTCCACCCGCTGGTACCGTGCCCCAGAGTGTCTCCTCACTGACGGGTTCTACACCTACAAAATGGACCTGTGGAGCGCTGGCTGTGTGTTCTACGAGATCACCAG TTTGCAACCCCTCTTCCCCGGAGCCAATGAGCTGGACCAGATCTCAAAAATCCACGATGTCATTGGCACACCTGCCGAGAAGACCCTCACCAAGTTCAAACA GTCGAGAGCTATgagttttgattttccttttaaaaagggaTCAGGAATACCTCTACTGACAGCCAGCTGGTCCTCGCAATGCCTCTCCCTCCTGCACGCCATGGTGGCCTATGATCCTGACGAGAGAATCACCGCCCACCAGGCCCTGCAGCATCCCTACTTCCACGAGCAGAG GGCagcggagaagcaggctgtggCCAGCCACAGGAAAGCTTTCTTTCCAGAGCGCCCCGTGGCACCGGAACTACTCAGGAACGGCTGGCAAATTTCAAAGGAGGACAGAAAGCAG AAACAGTCCCTAAGGCCAGGAGAGGACCATCCCAAGAGACCCGGACCGGCCTGCCCCACGGAACTGCCCAGACTGACGCTGTCAGGAGTGACCAAGCTGTCCTCGTACTCCAGCCCCGTGCTGCCCTCCGCGTGGGGCCCCGGGGCCCACAGGAAAGCCCCGGCACTGAGGCCCCTGAAGTGTGTGGGCGCCAACCAGAAG ACAGACGCCCAGAAGGACATTAAGCCCAAACAGTACCACCTGCCCACGATAGAGAGGAAAGGCGGAGGCTACTGA
- the WDR20 gene encoding WD repeat-containing protein 20 isoform X6, translating to MYLYNVEHTCGTTAPHYQLLKQGESFAVHTCKSKSTRNPLLKWTVGEGALNEFAFSPDGKFLACVSQDGFLRVFNFDSVELHGTMKSYFGGLLCVCWSPDGKYIVTGGEDDLVTVWSFVDCRVIARGHGHKSWVSVVAFDPYTTSVEESDPMEFSGSDEDFQDLLHFGRDRANSTQSRLSKRNSAESRPVSVTYRFGSVGQDTQLCLWDLTEDILFPHQPLSRARTHTNVMNATSPPAGSTGNSVTTPGNSAPPPLPRSNSLPHSTVSSAGSKSSVADGAVASGVSKFATLSLHDRKDRHHEKDHKRNHSMGHISSKSSDKLNLVTKTKTDPAKTLGTPLCPRMEDVPLLEPLICKKIAHERLTVLIFLEDCIVTACQEGFICTWGRPGKVGLLSSQNQASSPGGTVV from the exons ATGTACTTGTATAATGTGGAGCACACTTGTGGCACCACAGCCCCCCACTACCAGCTTCTGAAGCAGGGTGAGAGCTTTGCCGTACACACTTGCAAGAGCAAATCCACGAGGAACCCTCTCCTTAAGTGGACGGTGGGCGAGGGGGCCCTCAACGAGTTTGCTTTCTCCCCAGATGGCAAGTTCTTGGCATGCGTGAGCCAGGATGGGTTTCTGCGCGTGTTCAACTTTGACTCGGTGGAGTTGCACGGTACGATGAAGAGCTACTTCGGAGGCTTGTTGTGTGTGTGCTGGAGCCCGGATGGCAAGTACATCGTGACGGGCGGCGAGGACGACCTGGTGACGGTCTGGTCTTTTGTGGACTGCCGAGTGATAGCTCGAGGCCACGGGCACAAATCCTGGGTCAGCGTCGTGGCATTCGACCCCTATACCACGAGCGTGGAAGAGAGCGACCCAATGGAGTTTAGTGGCAGCGACGAGGACTTCCAGGACCTTCTTCATTTTGGCCGAGACCGGGCGAACAGCACGCAGTCCCGGCTATCCAAACGGAACTCTGCTGAGAGCCGCCCCGTCAGCGTTACATACCGGTTTGGCTCCGTGGGCCAGGACACACAGCTCTGCCTCTGGGACCTCACGGAAGACATCCTTTTCCCTCACCAGCCCCTTTCAAGAGCAAGGACACACACCAATGTCATGAATGCCACGAGCCCGCCCGCCGGTAGCACCGGGAACAGCGTCACGACACCGGGCAACTccgcacccccgcccctgccccgctcCAACAGCCTGCCACACTCCACCGTCTCCAGCGCCGGCAGCAAGAGCAGCGTCGCTGACGGGGCCGTCGCTTCTGGGGTCAGCAAATTTGCGACGCTCTCCCTGCACGACCGGAAGGACAGGCACCACGAGAAGGACCACAAGCGAAACCACAGCATGGGACACATTTCCAGCAAGAGCAGTGACAAACTGAACCTGGTTACTAAAACCAAAACGGACCCAGCAAAGACTCTGGGGACGCCCCTGTGTCCTCGGATGGAAGACGTCCCCTTGTTAGAGCCGCTCATCTGTAAAAAGATAGCACACGAAAGACTGACTGTGTTAATTTTTCTTGAAGACTGTATAGTCACTGCTTGTCAGGAGGGATTTATTTGCACATGGGGAAGGCCTGGTAAAGTG GGTTTATTGTCATCCCAAAACCAGGCCAGCTCTCCAGGTGGAACTGTAGTATAG
- the MOK gene encoding MAPK/MAK/MRK overlapping kinase isoform X4, which translates to MYQLCKSLDHMHRNGIFHRDVKPENILIKQDVLKLGDFGSCRSIYSKQPYTEYISTRWYRAPECLLTDGFYTYKMDLWSAGCVFYEITSLQPLFPGANELDQISKIHDVIGTPAEKTLTKFKQSRAMSFDFPFKKGSGIPLLTASWSSQCLSLLHAMVAYDPDERITAHQALQHPYFHEQRAAEKQAVASHRKAFFPERPVAPELLRNGWQISKEDRKQKQSLRPGEDHPKRPGPACPTELPRLTLSGVTKLSSYSSPVLPSAWGPGAHRKAPALRPLKCVGANQKTDAQKDIKPKQYHLPTIERKGGGY; encoded by the exons CAGGATGTCCTGAAACTAGGGGACTTTGGATCCTGCCGGAGCATCTATTCCAAGCAGCCATACACAGAGTATATTTCCACCCGCTGGTACCGTGCCCCAGAGTGTCTCCTCACTGACGGGTTCTACACCTACAAAATGGACCTGTGGAGCGCTGGCTGTGTGTTCTACGAGATCACCAG TTTGCAACCCCTCTTCCCCGGAGCCAATGAGCTGGACCAGATCTCAAAAATCCACGATGTCATTGGCACACCTGCCGAGAAGACCCTCACCAAGTTCAAACA GTCGAGAGCTATgagttttgattttccttttaaaaagggaTCAGGAATACCTCTACTGACAGCCAGCTGGTCCTCGCAATGCCTCTCCCTCCTGCACGCCATGGTGGCCTATGATCCTGACGAGAGAATCACCGCCCACCAGGCCCTGCAGCATCCCTACTTCCACGAGCAGAG GGCagcggagaagcaggctgtggCCAGCCACAGGAAAGCTTTCTTTCCAGAGCGCCCCGTGGCACCGGAACTACTCAGGAACGGCTGGCAAATTTCAAAGGAGGACAGAAAGCAG AAACAGTCCCTAAGGCCAGGAGAGGACCATCCCAAGAGACCCGGACCGGCCTGCCCCACGGAACTGCCCAGACTGACGCTGTCAGGAGTGACCAAGCTGTCCTCGTACTCCAGCCCCGTGCTGCCCTCCGCGTGGGGCCCCGGGGCCCACAGGAAAGCCCCGGCACTGAGGCCCCTGAAGTGTGTGGGCGCCAACCAGAAG ACAGACGCCCAGAAGGACATTAAGCCCAAACAGTACCACCTGCCCACGATAGAGAGGAAAGGCGGAGGCTACTGA
- the WDR20 gene encoding WD repeat-containing protein 20 isoform X7 encodes MKSYFGGLLCVCWSPDGKYIVTGGEDDLVTVWSFVDCRVIARGHGHKSWVSVVAFDPYTTSVEESDPMEFSGSDEDFQDLLHFGRDRANSTQSRLSKRNSAESRPVSVTYRFGSVGQDTQLCLWDLTEDILFPHQPLSRARTHTNVMNATSPPAGSTGNSVTTPGNSAPPPLPRSNSLPHSTVSSAGSKSSVADGAVASGVSKFATLSLHDRKDRHHEKDHKRNHSMGHISSKSSDKLNLVTKTKTDPAKTLGTPLCPRMEDVPLLEPLICKKIAHERLTVLIFLEDCIVTACQEGFICTWGRPGKVGLLSSQNQASSPGGTVV; translated from the exons ATGAAGAGCTACTTCGGAGGCTTGTTGTGTGTGTGCTGGAGCCCGGATGGCAAGTACATCGTGACGGGCGGCGAGGACGACCTGGTGACGGTCTGGTCTTTTGTGGACTGCCGAGTGATAGCTCGAGGCCACGGGCACAAATCCTGGGTCAGCGTCGTGGCATTCGACCCCTATACCACGAGCGTGGAAGAGAGCGACCCAATGGAGTTTAGTGGCAGCGACGAGGACTTCCAGGACCTTCTTCATTTTGGCCGAGACCGGGCGAACAGCACGCAGTCCCGGCTATCCAAACGGAACTCTGCTGAGAGCCGCCCCGTCAGCGTTACATACCGGTTTGGCTCCGTGGGCCAGGACACACAGCTCTGCCTCTGGGACCTCACGGAAGACATCCTTTTCCCTCACCAGCCCCTTTCAAGAGCAAGGACACACACCAATGTCATGAATGCCACGAGCCCGCCCGCCGGTAGCACCGGGAACAGCGTCACGACACCGGGCAACTccgcacccccgcccctgccccgctcCAACAGCCTGCCACACTCCACCGTCTCCAGCGCCGGCAGCAAGAGCAGCGTCGCTGACGGGGCCGTCGCTTCTGGGGTCAGCAAATTTGCGACGCTCTCCCTGCACGACCGGAAGGACAGGCACCACGAGAAGGACCACAAGCGAAACCACAGCATGGGACACATTTCCAGCAAGAGCAGTGACAAACTGAACCTGGTTACTAAAACCAAAACGGACCCAGCAAAGACTCTGGGGACGCCCCTGTGTCCTCGGATGGAAGACGTCCCCTTGTTAGAGCCGCTCATCTGTAAAAAGATAGCACACGAAAGACTGACTGTGTTAATTTTTCTTGAAGACTGTATAGTCACTGCTTGTCAGGAGGGATTTATTTGCACATGGGGAAGGCCTGGTAAAGTG GGTTTATTGTCATCCCAAAACCAGGCCAGCTCTCCAGGTGGAACTGTAGTATAG